The proteins below come from a single Panicum hallii strain FIL2 chromosome 7, PHallii_v3.1, whole genome shotgun sequence genomic window:
- the LOC112900682 gene encoding uncharacterized protein LOC112900682: protein MAMVIKSRKRKRHGHTPVEQIRYAPIDERDRRRFEYLNDKIWKNDVTCVNMLRLNRASFFHFCKLFRDRGLLEDTTHMCVEQQVVMFLHTIGHNVRNRVVATNFGRSGETVSRYFNKVLHAIGELRNDFIKPPSSATPSKIQGNPRWDPYFKDCIGAIDGTHIRASVPKEMEAAFRGRKSYTTQNVMAAVYFDLRFTFVIAGWEGTAHDASILRDALERPNGLRVPEGKFYLVDAGYGAKPGFLPPYRGVRYHLNEWGSNPV from the exons ATGGCAATGGTTATTAAAAGTAGAAAAAGAAAACGCCACGGTCATACACCCGTGGAACAAATTAGATATGCTCCAATTGATGAGAGGGATAGGAGGAGGTTTGAGTACCTTAATGATAAAATTTGGAAGAATGATGTTACTTGTGTCAATATGCTTAGGCTTAATAGAGCATCGTTCTTTCACTTTTGTAAACTTTTTAGGGATAGAGGTTTATTAGAAGACACTACACACATGTGTGTTGAGCAGCAAGTTGTTATGTTTTTGCACACAATTGGCCACAATGTTAGGAATAGGGTAGTTGCTACTAATTTTGGTAGGTCCGGAGAAACCGTTAGTCGGTACTTCAATAAAGTGCTTCATGCAATTGGAGAGCTACGCAACGACTTCATTAAGCCACCATCATCGGCGACGCCATCTAAAATTCAAGGGAACCCACGATGGGATCCTTATTTTAAG GATTGTATTGGAGCTATTGATGGCACACATATTCGAGCGTCTGTTCCTAAGGAAATGGAGGCTGCATTTCGTGGTAGGAAGAGTTACACTACGCAAAATGTAATGGCGGCTGTATACTTTGATCTACGGTTCACATTTGTTATAGCTGGTTGGGAGGGAACGGCCCATGACGCCTCAATTTTACGAGATGCTTTAGAACGCCCAAATGGTCTTCGTGTTCCCGAAG GCAAGTTCTATCTAGTTGATGCCGGATATGGAGCCAAACCGGGTTTTCTGCCTCCTTATCGTGGTGTGAGGTACCACTTGAACGAGTGGGGCAGCAACCCCGTATAA